In one Bacteroidota bacterium genomic region, the following are encoded:
- a CDS encoding DUF3109 family protein: MIIIDNTVISDDLLEVLFCCDLPQCNGSCCIEGDAGAPLTTDEIKIIGDSLELIKPYMESDGVEVVDTDGVYTTDTEGKKVTPLIKGGECAFVLWENGIAGCAIEKAHLAGMIEFQKPISCHLYPVRLLEYDDFTAVNVHRWHICADAFQKGKAEGIPLHRFLKTALIRRFGIEWFNDLEKEYYSKNALR; the protein is encoded by the coding sequence ATGATTATTATAGACAACACCGTTATTTCTGATGACCTCCTTGAGGTTCTTTTCTGCTGCGATTTGCCGCAATGCAATGGATCATGCTGTATTGAAGGTGACGCCGGGGCTCCGCTTACAACGGATGAAATTAAAATAATTGGTGACAGCCTTGAATTGATTAAGCCGTATATGGAATCTGATGGGGTGGAGGTAGTGGATACGGATGGTGTTTATACTACCGACACAGAGGGAAAGAAGGTGACTCCGCTCATTAAAGGCGGCGAATGTGCGTTTGTTCTCTGGGAAAATGGGATTGCCGGATGTGCCATTGAAAAGGCTCATTTAGCCGGAATGATTGAGTTTCAGAAGCCTATATCGTGCCATCTTTACCCTGTAAGACTGTTGGAATATGATGACTTTACTGCTGTGAATGTGCATCGTTGGCATATTTGCGCTGATGCCTTCCAAAAAGGAAAAGCGGAAGGAATTCCACTGCACCGCTTTCTAAAAACGGCCTTGATACGACGGTTTGGAATTGAGTGGTTTAATGATCTTGAAAAAGAATATTATTCAAAAAATGCGCTTAGATAG
- a CDS encoding PorV/PorQ family protein → MNKFKKYVAIATLLCTTAMPMSSLFAGNDDRVGEAGAQELLINPWARSSGWGGVGTACTRGLEAMYTNIAGCAFTQKTELIFSHTIWLQGSGVGINTFGITQRVGETSVIGLGVMSMSFGDIDVTTVDLPEGGLGKFTPNLTNINLSYSKMFSNSIYGGLNIKVVSEKIANLSVQGFCFDAGIQYITGENENIMFGIALKNVGPRMKFSGDGLSFRTNMPGGQSGQMTIENRSAEFEVPTSLNIGGAYDIRISDAHHLTVAANFTSNSFSKDQFMLGLEYRLMQYLMLRGAYTYETGITGSAPDRTTWLTGPSGGLTVQVPFNKAKGSSFAVDYSYRATNPFNGIHSIGARINL, encoded by the coding sequence ATGAATAAATTTAAAAAATACGTGGCCATTGCAACATTACTTTGCACTACTGCCATGCCCATGAGTTCACTTTTTGCAGGCAACGACGACCGCGTTGGTGAGGCCGGCGCACAGGAACTGCTTATCAATCCCTGGGCTCGCAGTTCGGGTTGGGGTGGCGTAGGCACAGCATGTACACGCGGACTTGAAGCAATGTATACCAATATTGCCGGTTGTGCATTTACACAGAAAACCGAACTTATTTTCAGCCATACCATCTGGCTTCAGGGCTCGGGTGTCGGCATCAATACCTTTGGTATAACCCAGCGAGTGGGCGAAACAAGTGTAATTGGTTTGGGCGTAATGTCTATGTCTTTCGGAGACATTGACGTAACAACGGTTGATCTTCCTGAAGGTGGACTTGGAAAATTCACACCAAACCTCACGAACATCAACCTGTCGTATTCAAAAATGTTTTCAAACTCAATCTATGGCGGACTCAATATAAAAGTAGTTTCAGAAAAAATCGCCAATCTGAGTGTTCAGGGTTTTTGCTTTGATGCAGGAATCCAGTATATTACAGGTGAAAATGAGAACATCATGTTCGGTATCGCCCTTAAAAATGTTGGTCCTCGTATGAAATTCAGCGGTGACGGTCTTTCATTCAGAACAAATATGCCGGGCGGGCAATCAGGTCAGATGACCATTGAGAACCGTTCAGCAGAATTTGAAGTGCCGACATCACTTAACATTGGCGGCGCCTATGACATCCGTATTTCCGATGCACATCACCTTACTGTGGCGGCTAATTTTACTTCAAACTCTTTCTCGAAAGACCAGTTTATGCTTGGTCTCGAGTACCGTTTAATGCAATACCTCATGCTTAGAGGCGCTTATACATACGAAACCGGCATCACAGGCTCAGCTCCCGACCGCACAACATGGCTTACCGGCCCAAGTGGTGGATTGACCGTTCAGGTGCCGTTTAATAAAGCGAAAGGTTCATCTTTTGCAGTTGATTATTCATACAGGGCCACGAACCCATTTAATGGTATTCACAGCATTGGAGCACGTATAAACCTGTAA
- the greA gene encoding transcription elongation factor GreA yields MAEARNFTKEGLESLKKELDILMSVERQKISKMIAEARDKGDLSENAEYDAAKNAQGMLELKIAKMKSILNNAKVIDESKLDLNKVLILCTVEIKNLKNGATMKYTLVPENEANLKEGKLSVGSPIAAGLLGKKVGDKVEIKVPAGIIPFEIINISRLT; encoded by the coding sequence ATGGCAGAAGCAAGAAATTTCACCAAAGAAGGACTTGAATCCCTGAAAAAAGAACTTGACATCCTGATGTCGGTTGAGCGCCAGAAAATATCCAAAATGATTGCCGAAGCACGCGATAAGGGCGATCTTTCGGAAAATGCTGAATATGACGCTGCCAAAAATGCGCAGGGAATGCTTGAATTAAAAATAGCCAAGATGAAATCAATACTGAATAATGCGAAAGTAATTGATGAATCTAAACTTGACCTCAATAAAGTTCTGATACTTTGCACTGTAGAAATTAAAAATCTAAAAAACGGTGCAACCATGAAATATACACTTGTCCCTGAAAATGAGGCCAATCTGAAAGAAGGAAAACTATCAGTAGGTTCGCCTATTGCAGCAGGTTTGCTTGGAAAAAAAGTAGGTGATAAGGTAGAGATTAAAGTTCCTGCCGGAATTATTCCGTTTGAAATTATCAATATTTCACGACTAACCTAA
- a CDS encoding HIT family protein produces MATIFSRIISGEIPCHKVAENDHYFAFLDINPLAAGHTLVVPKKETDYIFDMDDADYLGLCAFAKTVARGIEKVVPCKRIGIAVIGLEVPHAHIHLVPMNSMSDIDFKKPKLKFTADEFSVIAAEIAAAI; encoded by the coding sequence ATGGCAACAATTTTCAGTCGAATTATTTCCGGAGAAATTCCCTGCCATAAAGTAGCAGAGAATGATCATTACTTTGCGTTTCTCGATATCAATCCTTTGGCGGCAGGGCATACACTGGTTGTGCCTAAAAAAGAAACGGATTATATTTTTGATATGGACGATGCCGATTATCTGGGACTTTGCGCTTTCGCAAAAACAGTTGCCCGTGGTATCGAAAAGGTTGTTCCCTGTAAGCGAATTGGAATTGCAGTTATTGGACTGGAAGTACCTCATGCGCACATTCACCTTGTACCAATGAATTCAATGTCGGATATTGATTTTAAAAAGCCCAAGTTAAAATTCACTGCAGATGAATTCTCTGTGATTGCAGCAGAAATTGCGGCAGCTATCTAA
- the ispE gene encoding 4-(cytidine 5'-diphospho)-2-C-methyl-D-erythritol kinase produces the protein MIRFPNCKINIGLNIVSKRSDGYHDIESIFIPVNWCDVLEIIPASDSIPRLFLSGIELDGETEDNLCFKAFRLLEKSVHIPPVHIHLLKNIPSGAGLGGGSSDGAFTLLMLDELFGLGIGTAELKNIALQLGSDCPFFIDNIPALATGRGDILSPITISLRGLHIVIIKPPVHVSTALAYSKVVLGKTFASLASAITKPIPEWRNNIVNDFESPVFAAHPILASIKEDLYRQGALYASMSGSGSAVYGIFKEKPGPEIGFPGCTSWQAPL, from the coding sequence ATGATACGATTTCCGAACTGCAAAATAAATATTGGGTTAAACATTGTGTCGAAACGGAGCGACGGCTACCACGATATTGAAAGTATTTTTATTCCGGTAAACTGGTGCGATGTGCTGGAAATTATTCCGGCGTCAGACAGTATTCCCCGCCTGTTTTTGAGTGGAATTGAACTTGATGGCGAAACTGAAGATAACCTTTGTTTCAAAGCGTTCAGATTACTGGAAAAAAGCGTTCACATTCCACCGGTACACATTCACCTGCTTAAGAACATTCCGTCAGGAGCCGGTCTGGGTGGAGGTTCATCAGACGGAGCGTTTACGCTGCTTATGCTGGACGAACTCTTTGGTTTGGGTATAGGGACAGCAGAACTAAAAAACATCGCATTACAGCTCGGAAGCGACTGTCCTTTCTTCATAGACAACATCCCTGCCCTGGCGACCGGCAGGGGCGATATTCTGAGCCCTATAACAATATCGCTGCGGGGCTTGCATATTGTAATCATCAAACCGCCCGTCCATGTAAGCACAGCCCTCGCCTATTCAAAAGTTGTACTCGGAAAAACATTCGCATCCCTTGCATCGGCAATAACAAAGCCTATACCCGAGTGGCGCAACAACATTGTGAATGACTTTGAATCACCTGTTTTTGCAGCACATCCCATATTGGCATCCATAAAGGAAGACCTTTACCGCCAGGGTGCACTTTATGCTTCCATGAGCGGAAGTGGTTCGGCAGTATATGGAATATTTAAAGAAAAACCGGGACCGGAAATAGGTTTTCCCGGATGCACCAGTTGGCAAGCACCATTATAG
- a CDS encoding LptF/LptG family permease: MKKIDLYIIRKFLGTFFLSMSLIIIIVVIFDLSENIDDLIETRAPLSGIIFDYYLNFIPYFVNLFSPLFTFIAVVFFTSQMATRTEIVAILGGGISFRRMLVPYLIGALFLTVMSFYLANFLIPLTNKNMLAFKNTYIRNKYHNTNTNIHMQISPGTFIYVQRYSVETNTGYNFTMEKFNSGSMFYKMNAARIIYDSSTSRWTINDYSIRLVNGMQERLVFGRKMDTALNLTPGDFYRKDDNMDVMNFSQLRTFIDEEKMKGSDNIRLYEVEKHRRIAFPFASIVLTIIGVSVSSRKVRGGIGLHIAFGMAITFSFVLFLRVTETFATYGNLPPFLAVWLPNVVYGLLGLYLLRIAPK, translated from the coding sequence ATGAAAAAGATAGACCTGTATATTATCCGCAAATTTTTAGGCACTTTTTTCCTGTCTATGTCGCTGATAATTATTATCGTGGTTATCTTCGACCTCTCTGAAAATATTGATGATCTGATTGAAACACGGGCTCCGCTCAGCGGAATTATTTTTGATTATTACCTGAACTTTATCCCGTATTTTGTTAATCTGTTTAGTCCGCTGTTTACCTTCATTGCCGTTGTCTTTTTCACATCTCAGATGGCGACTCGCACAGAGATTGTGGCCATTTTGGGCGGCGGTATCAGCTTCCGCCGAATGCTTGTTCCATATCTGATTGGCGCACTCTTTCTTACCGTGATGTCTTTTTACCTTGCGAATTTTCTCATTCCGCTTACCAATAAAAACATGCTCGCGTTTAAAAATACATATATCCGCAATAAATATCACAATACGAATACAAATATCCACATGCAGATTAGCCCCGGCACATTCATTTATGTTCAACGATACTCCGTTGAAACAAATACCGGATATAACTTCACCATGGAGAAATTTAACAGCGGGTCAATGTTCTATAAAATGAATGCTGCGAGGATAATCTACGACAGTTCTACTTCACGATGGACAATCAATGATTACAGCATCAGGCTCGTAAATGGTATGCAGGAAAGGCTCGTATTTGGACGCAAAATGGATACTGCACTTAATCTCACTCCCGGTGATTTCTACCGGAAGGATGATAACATGGACGTAATGAATTTTTCACAACTCCGTACATTTATTGACGAAGAAAAGATGAAAGGTTCAGATAATATTCGGCTTTACGAAGTCGAAAAACACCGGCGCATTGCATTCCCGTTTGCTTCAATAGTTCTTACAATTATTGGTGTTTCCGTTTCCAGTCGTAAGGTGAGAGGCGGAATAGGACTTCATATTGCTTTTGGCATGGCCATCACCTTCTCATTCGTGTTATTTCTGCGTGTCACAGAAACGTTTGCCACTTACGGAAACCTGCCTCCGTTTCTGGCAGTGTGGCTGCCCAACGTTGTTTATGGATTGCTCGGTCTGTATCTTTTACGAATTGCCCCCAAATAA